Proteins found in one Brevibacillus brevis genomic segment:
- a CDS encoding alkaline phosphatase family protein, translated as MKKVILFLIDSMMPDVLERCIAANKAPALRFFMEHSQYIPDCVTVFPTMTASIDCSLITGVYPDQHKVPGLVWYDAEQKKMVNYINGAASIRKIGISSCAGNVLFDLNERHLSKDVKTIHEVLEENNLVSGSINVIAHRGHKQHKVKMPTLLDTITSFSLREKMSGPTIMSMGTLVSPALFRTVPWDFSQSALEGYGINDTYAIDVMIEVIRSGQQPHFTLVYLPENDHKLHNSPEDAVQHLADVDKQLARLLDSFASWEQMLERNVCILISDHGQTVIGESEDHNIPLDRLLANFSIHALGTDVTSEVEVVICNNERMTYLYPVNETDPLSIVKAVSVEERIDLIAWKEGEKVKVRRGGTQQEMCFWRNGEYQDAYGSSWSVEGDVSVLDVQYDGESLSFDTYPDAFSRLYGALFSQTGDVVVVTAAKSYEFLSECAPTHLGGGSHGSLHKQDSLIPLVIAGASEMFPLPARLVDVKDFILRELGILSNSDPQ; from the coding sequence ATGAAAAAGGTCATACTTTTCCTGATCGACTCCATGATGCCTGATGTTCTGGAGCGATGCATTGCTGCCAATAAAGCACCGGCACTTCGGTTTTTCATGGAGCATAGCCAGTACATACCAGATTGTGTGACCGTGTTCCCTACAATGACGGCTTCGATAGATTGCTCCCTCATTACGGGGGTTTATCCCGATCAGCACAAAGTGCCGGGGTTAGTTTGGTATGATGCCGAACAGAAAAAAATGGTGAATTATATTAATGGGGCCGCTTCAATCCGAAAAATAGGCATTTCGAGCTGTGCGGGAAACGTCCTTTTTGATTTGAACGAACGTCATCTGAGCAAGGATGTAAAAACAATTCATGAGGTACTGGAAGAAAACAATCTCGTATCCGGTTCCATCAATGTTATCGCCCACCGCGGACATAAGCAGCATAAGGTGAAAATGCCGACCTTGCTGGATACAATTACATCCTTTTCCCTGCGCGAAAAAATGAGTGGTCCAACGATCATGAGTATGGGGACACTGGTAAGCCCGGCGTTATTTCGTACCGTCCCGTGGGATTTCTCCCAATCGGCTTTGGAAGGCTACGGAATTAATGATACGTATGCAATCGATGTTATGATTGAGGTGATTCGCAGCGGTCAGCAGCCACATTTTACGCTGGTCTATCTGCCGGAAAATGATCATAAACTCCATAATTCCCCGGAGGATGCCGTACAGCACTTGGCAGATGTAGACAAGCAATTGGCTCGTTTGCTGGATAGCTTCGCATCATGGGAGCAAATGCTTGAGAGAAATGTATGCATTCTGATTAGTGATCATGGACAGACCGTCATCGGAGAAAGTGAGGACCACAATATACCGCTGGATCGTCTTTTGGCGAATTTTTCGATCCATGCGCTTGGTACTGATGTGACATCAGAAGTGGAAGTGGTCATTTGCAATAATGAGCGTATGACTTATTTGTATCCAGTGAATGAGACAGATCCGCTTTCTATTGTAAAAGCGGTTAGTGTGGAAGAAAGAATTGATTTGATTGCTTGGAAAGAGGGCGAGAAGGTAAAGGTGCGTCGGGGAGGAACACAACAGGAAATGTGTTTTTGGCGAAACGGGGAGTATCAAGATGCGTACGGTTCTTCTTGGTCCGTTGAAGGGGACGTTTCCGTGTTGGATGTGCAATATGATGGAGAAAGTCTTTCTTTTGATACATACCCGGATGCTTTTTCTCGACTATACGGGGCATTGTTCTCGCAGACCGGTGACGTGGTAGTTGTTACTGCGGCCAAGAGCTATGAATTTTTATCGGAATGTGCTCCCACGCATTTAGGTGGAGGAAGTCACGGATCACTGCATAAGCAAGATTCGCTAATTCCGTTAGTAATTGCAGGTGCTTCAGAGATGTTTCCACTTCCAGCAAGACTGGTAGATGTCAAAGACTTTATTCTCCGTGAGCTGGGGATTCTGTCAAACTCAGATCCACAATGA
- a CDS encoding endonuclease/exonuclease/phosphatase family protein — protein MRVVSYNIHSGRDLWWRKRLNEMTLTLKDLQPDIIGLQEVHQNGKYGYQASYIADQLQYHLAFSPSISIGDGYYGNALLSKYALENVDAIVLPARKEQRTLLYASFQGFGRTITLCVTHCSLNQVSRLAQLQLMSTLIQQHAKAPFLLMGDFNASNVSFTPHLMDCATVSGQEKMPTLPAFRRRLDYIFASHHWNIEHYELLPVNWSDHVPVIVDLSLTESPAHGE, from the coding sequence GTGCGTGTGGTTAGTTACAACATTCATAGCGGACGTGACCTCTGGTGGCGAAAACGTCTGAACGAAATGACTCTGACTTTAAAGGACTTGCAACCAGATATCATCGGCCTTCAGGAAGTTCATCAGAACGGGAAGTACGGGTATCAAGCGAGCTATATCGCTGATCAATTACAATATCATCTAGCCTTCTCCCCTTCGATCTCGATAGGAGATGGGTATTACGGCAATGCGCTGCTATCGAAATACGCGCTTGAAAATGTAGACGCTATCGTTTTACCTGCTAGAAAAGAACAACGCACCCTCCTGTATGCATCCTTCCAAGGATTCGGCCGTACGATTACGCTTTGCGTTACACACTGCAGCTTAAATCAAGTAAGCAGACTGGCCCAGCTACAGCTCATGTCGACATTGATACAGCAACACGCAAAAGCCCCATTCCTCCTAATGGGGGATTTTAACGCGAGTAATGTATCCTTTACTCCACACCTGATGGACTGTGCTACTGTCTCAGGTCAGGAAAAAATGCCAACGCTTCCTGCCTTCCGCCGACGTTTGGACTATATTTTCGCTTCCCATCACTGGAATATTGAGCATTACGAGCTGCTACCTGTCAATTGGTCCGATCATGTCCCGGTCATTGTGGATCTGAGTTTGACAGAATCCCCAGCTCACGGAGAATAA
- a CDS encoding glycosyltransferase family 2 protein, whose protein sequence is MSVIREIIEGLFIGFTSAVGVIGTYQTLVSCAGLFRKKEQVTSEPQKTFAVLVAAHNESAVIAPLIENLKKLDYPREMYDIFVICDNCTDNTAEISRAHGAIACERFDTSKRGKGYGIEWMLENLWARPKQYDAVVMFDADNLVEKNFLKVMNDRLCKGARVIQGYLDSKNPFDSWITLSYAVTYWFTNRMWQLARHNLGLPNTLGGTGLCIESNLLKEMGWGATSLTEDLEFATRCIERGIYPTWAHDTKVWDEKPIDLKSSMRQRLRWMQGHYDVAGRYIRSVLFNGMKSRKLGMLDAAFYLFQPMYVLMVTMMSVLFLARFFDIGTFSTVSTILPTWLVYGSTAVFYLLPILALYLDKVPWKGYFGLLLLPFFFLTWLPIMFYAFFTKKNQVWSHTSHTRAIRIEEIQQ, encoded by the coding sequence ATGAGTGTAATTAGAGAGATCATTGAGGGATTATTCATCGGATTTACTTCTGCGGTGGGCGTAATCGGCACATACCAAACACTAGTTTCTTGTGCAGGCCTGTTCCGCAAAAAAGAGCAAGTAACATCTGAGCCGCAAAAGACGTTTGCTGTGCTCGTGGCTGCTCACAATGAGAGCGCCGTAATTGCTCCGCTTATTGAAAACCTGAAGAAACTCGACTATCCACGTGAAATGTACGACATCTTCGTCATTTGCGACAACTGTACAGATAACACGGCAGAAATTAGTCGGGCGCATGGTGCAATTGCATGTGAGCGTTTTGACACATCCAAGCGTGGGAAAGGCTACGGCATCGAATGGATGTTGGAGAACCTCTGGGCAAGACCTAAGCAGTATGACGCTGTCGTCATGTTTGATGCTGACAACTTGGTTGAGAAAAACTTCTTGAAAGTAATGAATGACCGTCTCTGCAAAGGGGCGCGTGTGATTCAAGGCTACCTCGACTCCAAGAACCCGTTTGATTCCTGGATTACGCTGTCTTATGCGGTTACCTATTGGTTTACAAACCGTATGTGGCAACTGGCTCGTCACAATTTGGGACTGCCGAACACTTTGGGCGGAACTGGCTTGTGCATTGAGAGCAACCTGCTCAAAGAAATGGGATGGGGAGCAACCAGTCTCACGGAAGACTTAGAATTTGCAACACGTTGTATTGAACGAGGTATTTACCCGACATGGGCACATGACACCAAGGTATGGGATGAAAAACCGATTGACTTAAAATCGTCTATGCGCCAGCGTTTGCGTTGGATGCAAGGGCACTACGATGTGGCAGGACGCTATATTCGATCTGTCTTGTTTAATGGTATGAAGTCGAGAAAGCTGGGGATGCTTGATGCAGCCTTCTACCTCTTCCAACCGATGTATGTGCTGATGGTGACAATGATGTCGGTATTGTTCCTGGCAAGATTTTTTGATATCGGTACGTTTTCAACGGTATCCACGATCTTGCCAACATGGCTGGTATACGGTTCTACTGCCGTGTTCTACCTGTTGCCGATCTTGGCCCTCTATTTGGATAAAGTTCCGTGGAAGGGGTATTTCGGGCTCCTCTTGCTACCGTTCTTTTTCCTGACCTGGCTTCCGATTATGTTTTACGCGTTCTTTACGAAGAAAAACCAAGTGTGGAGTCATACCTCTCACACACGCGCGATTCGTATCGAGGAGATCCAGCAATAG